A part of Sulfurifustis variabilis genomic DNA contains:
- the folP gene encoding dihydropteroate synthase, translated as MILDCGGRALDLSRTAVMGILNVTPDSFSDGGVFFGPDAALARASQMVEEGADILDIGGESTRPGARQVSAQEEIERVVPVIEACARELPVPISVDTSKPEVMRAAVAAGAGAINDVRALRLPGALQAAADLRVPVCLMHMQGEPATMQVDPRYADVVREVREFLVSRIEAAERAGIPRTRVLVDPGFGFGKTVEHNLDLLRNLGELRRLGVPLLVGLSRKSMIGKLLGLPVEKRLYPGIALALMAVSNGARVLRVHDVAPTVQAVRMLEAVYPQNNDGAVAT; from the coding sequence ATGATCCTCGACTGCGGGGGGCGGGCGCTCGACCTCTCCCGCACCGCGGTCATGGGCATACTGAACGTCACCCCCGATTCCTTCTCGGACGGGGGTGTTTTTTTTGGCCCGGACGCGGCCCTTGCCCGGGCGAGTCAAATGGTCGAAGAGGGTGCCGATATCCTGGACATCGGCGGGGAGTCGACACGGCCCGGTGCCCGCCAGGTGTCGGCGCAGGAAGAGATCGAGCGCGTGGTGCCGGTGATCGAGGCGTGCGCGAGGGAGCTCCCCGTGCCGATCTCGGTAGACACGTCGAAGCCGGAGGTCATGCGCGCGGCGGTGGCGGCCGGGGCCGGTGCCATAAATGATGTGCGGGCACTTCGGCTCCCCGGCGCACTCCAGGCGGCGGCCGACCTCCGGGTACCCGTGTGCCTGATGCACATGCAGGGCGAACCCGCCACCATGCAGGTCGACCCGCGCTACGCGGACGTCGTCCGGGAGGTCCGGGAGTTCCTGGTCTCCCGCATCGAGGCGGCCGAGCGCGCGGGCATCCCCCGCACGCGCGTGCTCGTCGACCCGGGCTTCGGCTTCGGCAAGACGGTCGAGCATAATCTAGACTTACTGCGAAACCTCGGGGAACTGCGGCGACTGGGTGTCCCGCTCCTGGTCGGGCTCTCCCGCAAGTCGATGATCGGCAAGTTGCTGGGCCTGCCCGTCGAAAAGCGGCTGTATCCCGGCATCGCGCTGGCGCTCATGGCCGTGTCGAACGGCGCGCGCGTCCTCCGGGTGCACGATGTCGCGCCGACCGTCCAGGCGGTGCGGATGCTCGAGGCGGTCTATCCA